Within the Photobacterium swingsii genome, the region GCGAGGTCTCAATTTATGATGTCACAAATTCGACGCCGCAATTGATCAAAGTGGTGCAACTTGTTGATACGCCTGCTCATAAAGAGAAAACCACACCGCAAGGTAAGCCTCGTTTATTGGATAATATTGTGATTTCGCCAGATGGTCAGCAGGCATGGCTACCCCATGTACTGTGGTCGTTTGGTCATGATTTTCAGTTTCAGTCGACTGTCTTCCCAACGGTGTCTATTTTGGATTTAGAACCGGGTAATGAACATGAAATTGTCGATGAACGTAAGCAACTTTTTAAACAAATCAACATCATCGAGAGCGGTAACCGTATTCGTATCGTTTCCAACCCGCATGATGGCGTGTTTACCGAGGATGGTAAAAAAGTCATTTTTACGCTAGCGGGTTCTGAAGACCTGATGGTGTTTGACTTATCACGCCAAGGTAAGAAAAATAAAAAACGTCACCGTCGTAAGAAGTTCCAGGGCGGGGTCAAAGCGACCCAAATTTTCCGTAATGTTCCTGGTGATAATCCGCGCGGCATTTTGGTCGTTGGGCGTGAGCTGTATGTACAAAATGCGATGTCATTGGATATTGCTAAATTTGATACTGGTGCAGTAGGGCCTTTTGCCAAAGTTAAACTGATTCAAGCCAACTTTGCCAACCTTGTCAGTGCCGATCCGCTGCCTAAACAATTGCGCAGAGGTAAAACCTTATTTAATCGTGCCAATATGGCCGATAACCCTAAATTCCCAATGGCCGGGGATTTTTGGATGAGTTGTAATTCCTGTCACCTTGATGGCTTTAATTTTACCAACCGTCAATTGATGGAAGATGGCAAAAAAGATCGCTTCAAAAATGCCGTCACGGGCCATGTTGATGTGCGTAAGATGATCGCTGGCGACCCGGTTGGCGCATACATCGATATTATTCAAAAAACGCAAGGTGGTATGGGCGGCGATCCGCGTGAAGACGATATGCCACCTGTTAATGTGGAGCAACCGCCATTGGAAGCGGTCAAGATGATGATGGCTCTAAATGAATATGTTCGTTCGCCAGAAAACCTACCGTACCTTTCCACTTGGCTGCGCCTTGACGATAACAAGCGTTATACCCACCCTGACGAATGGGTTAACTCGGCGGAGTGTTCTGACTGTCATACCACGATTTATGATCAATGGGCGGACTCGAACCATGGCATGAATATGGATCACCCTTATTACCGTTTTCAAGAAGATGTCGCGGCACAAAGCGAAGGCGAAGAATTTCGTGTGCTTTGCCGTGGTTGTCATGCGCCACAAATGGTGATCAATGGTGATAATAAGCCTTTCTCTGATTTTGGCGATATGCGAGAAAAAGGCGGCAAGTCACTCAAAGTAGCATTAGCGCATGGTCAGTCAGTCAATGAGCGAGGAACAGGCTGTGTATTCTGTCACCGAGTGACCAAGGCGGAAAACGCGGGTGGGAATACTGACATGACGGTTAACCTCAAAGATCGCGAAAGCTACGTGTTTGAAGATGCAAAAAATAGCATGTTGAAGTGGCTATCAGAAAAACAGATCAATGCGATGCCTGCGCCACATAAGGCCTCTTATTCTAACCCTGAGCTTTATCAGAGCTCACTGTATTGTGCGACCTGTCATAACGAGTTCACTACCGGACAAGGGGCAAATGTGAATGACAACTTTGGCGAGTGGTTAGCATCCCCGTTTAATGCCCCAGGTAACCCTGCACAACATAAGACATGTATCGATTGTCACATGACGCAAGATGTTACTAACTTTGATAACAAAGTGGGTGGTCAATCAACCAATAATGGCCCGATGAAATCGAATTTACGTTCGCACCATTTGGTCGGCGGAAACTACTTCTTTACCGGGATGCGTAACCCCGAACACAAGAAGATGAGTATCGACATTCTAAAAACAGCACTGAGCCTAGAGGTCGAAAAACAAGGCAATCAATTCACCGCCAAAGTAACCAATGTGAATTCAGGGCATGATATGCCCGGTGGTGCTCGCCGTCAGGTGTGGTTAGAAGTGATTGCCACAGATGCTAATGGTAAGCAGGTCTTTACCAGTGGTGTGATGCAAAATGGTGTGATCCCGAAAGATGCGCACAAATTCATTAAAGTGGGTGTCGATAAAGACGGTAAACCTGTCGGATTACGGTTCTGGCGCTATGTCAAAATTGGTAAAGATACTCGGATTAAATCAGGTGAAACGCGTAATGAGGTGTTTGATTTACCCGATAATGCGCAGTATCCATTAACGGTTTCAACCCGAGTGCTATATCAAGTGTTTGCCAAAGGGTTAACGGATAAAGTTCGTGCCGCTTACCCTGATGAGCATATTCCTGATCCTGAAGTGATTGAACTGCAGGCAGTGACTAAGACCTATGCCATGAATAATGGACAGAATCAGAATGTCACGAGTAAAGCGTCAAGCTCGCACTAACTGGATATAAAACCGTAACGAAGGGAAAGAGGCCTATCTATGATAAGCCTCTTTTTTTTCAATAATATAATTACGAATAAATGCTAACAGTACAAAGTGATATATGCCTAATCAATAACGAGAGATGCACAGAACTTAGAAGGATGTCTGCTTTTTAATTTAGGGGTAAATAAGTTGTTGAATAAAAATACCATAGTTAGATAATCATCAGTGTTAATGGGATGTTTCAGAGTCATTCCTACCTAAGATCTTCTTCGAGATCGACTAAAACAAAGATTATAAAGCATTAGATCTCACCTATATGATGCTTACATTTTGGCTATACCTGATGTCTGTGGAGGGATGATGCAGATTTTCTGGCAACTTCGTTGGTTCTTTTTACAAGAGTGGCGCCGATACGGCGGTGCAATCATGATTTTGGGCGTCGTGGCGTTATTTGAGCTATTACCGCCGAAAGCCATTGGTTGGGTGGTCGACAGTGTAGTGGCTGGCGACATGTCGACATCAACATTATTGCTGAGTTTAGCCGCGCTGATTGCTTTATGGGGCGTGGTGTACGTGCTGCGTATTATTTGGCGGGTTTGGTTATTCAGTGCGGCTGCAAAGTTGGGAACCGTGCTGCGTAATCGCTTATATCGCCATTTTTCTTCTCATCCTCCCGTCTTTTTTGAGCGCTTTAAAACGGGCGATTTGATGGCTCGTTCAACTAACGATGTTAACTCGGTGGTATTGACTGCTGGCGAGGGCGTATTAACAGCGGCAGATTCTTTGCTAACGGGCATCGTTGTGCTGCTGGTGATGACAACGCAATACAGCTGGGAGCTGACTGTACTGGCTCTGCTACCAATGCCGATAATGGCCATTGTCGTCTTTTTCCTTGGCCGTCAATTACATACCCGCTTTGGTGTCTCTCAGGCTGCGTTTTCCAACCTAACGGATAAAACCCAAGAAACGCTTAACGGTGTGCGGATGATCCGAGCGTTTGGTTTAGAGCAGCGTCAGCAGCAAGAATTTGATGATGTGGTAGACGATACGGGTCGCAAGAATCTGGCGGTAGAAAAGGTCGATGCCCTGTTTAATCCTGTGATCC harbors:
- a CDS encoding cytochrome D1 domain-containing protein; translation: MKLNSKYKPIKQLFLLIVVLMSQSVFAIEKSSSMLFNSDKTQIISANFDAGSVSLLNRENGDIEKEVTIGRDIRRIALTQDEQLLLATDYLNDQVVLLDAKTLATKQVTQVPSRPFGVVFDVNNQQFYVTSFERDKLLVIDRKGEVTQVLATASTPRGLALTDDGRLLVTHALSGEVSIYDVTNSTPQLIKVVQLVDTPAHKEKTTPQGKPRLLDNIVISPDGQQAWLPHVLWSFGHDFQFQSTVFPTVSILDLEPGNEHEIVDERKQLFKQINIIESGNRIRIVSNPHDGVFTEDGKKVIFTLAGSEDLMVFDLSRQGKKNKKRHRRKKFQGGVKATQIFRNVPGDNPRGILVVGRELYVQNAMSLDIAKFDTGAVGPFAKVKLIQANFANLVSADPLPKQLRRGKTLFNRANMADNPKFPMAGDFWMSCNSCHLDGFNFTNRQLMEDGKKDRFKNAVTGHVDVRKMIAGDPVGAYIDIIQKTQGGMGGDPREDDMPPVNVEQPPLEAVKMMMALNEYVRSPENLPYLSTWLRLDDNKRYTHPDEWVNSAECSDCHTTIYDQWADSNHGMNMDHPYYRFQEDVAAQSEGEEFRVLCRGCHAPQMVINGDNKPFSDFGDMREKGGKSLKVALAHGQSVNERGTGCVFCHRVTKAENAGGNTDMTVNLKDRESYVFEDAKNSMLKWLSEKQINAMPAPHKASYSNPELYQSSLYCATCHNEFTTGQGANVNDNFGEWLASPFNAPGNPAQHKTCIDCHMTQDVTNFDNKVGGQSTNNGPMKSNLRSHHLVGGNYFFTGMRNPEHKKMSIDILKTALSLEVEKQGNQFTAKVTNVNSGHDMPGGARRQVWLEVIATDANGKQVFTSGVMQNGVIPKDAHKFIKVGVDKDGKPVGLRFWRYVKIGKDTRIKSGETRNEVFDLPDNAQYPLTVSTRVLYQVFAKGLTDKVRAAYPDEHIPDPEVIELQAVTKTYAMNNGQNQNVTSKASSSH